The Nycticebus coucang isolate mNycCou1 chromosome 10, mNycCou1.pri, whole genome shotgun sequence sequence taaaaatagaaaaactagccaggcgtcgtaagctagtggggaggctgaggcaggaggatcacttgagcccagaaatttgaggttgctgtgagctaggctgatgtcatggcactctaccctggggcaacagagtgagactgtgtgttaaaaataaataaataaatattagatatgtatatacacacatatatacacaccacacacacacattgtgggTTGGCTAAAGCaacctaattaacatatgcattacttcatgagtaatttattatttatttactatttattagcAATGGGAACACTTAAAATGTATTATCTTGTCTctccgcctgtggctcaagtagtcaaatccagcccgggcccgccaaacaacaatggctgcaaccaaaaaatagccaggcgttgtggcaggcacctgtagtcccagctacttgggaggcggaggcaggagaatcgtttgagcccaggagttggaggttgctgcgagccatgatgccacagcactctacccagggtgacagcttgaggctctgtctcaaaaaaaaaactgctctcttggctcagggcctgtagcttaAGAGGCTAAGACTTCAgtaacatacaccagagctggcaggtctgaatccagcccgggcctgccaaacaacaatgataactacaaccaaaaaatagccgggcattgtggcgggcacctgtagtcgcagctacttgggagtctgaggcaagagaatcacttaagcccaagagttggaggttgctgtgagctgtgacgccacagcactctacccagggtgacagcttgaggctctgtctaaaaaaaaaaaaaatctactctgttagcaatttttaagtatacaatttatTGCTTTTAACTACAGCaccatatgaatttgggggttaCCAATACATTTTAAGGAGTGGGAAAATTTGCAAATAATGAGATCCTATTGTATGTATAAACCAAACATTATGTCAACATATAAATGGCATCAAGATTATGAAGGAGATAGTCCACATTCTCTTCCAAACTCGGCATCTATTTTATGATGATGGTGCTCAATTCAGAACAGCCAGGCTGCAAGTGTATAAGAGCCACACATGGCCAGTGGTTTCTGTTGGAGACAATGCAAATCTCACTAGCTTATTCTCTCAGGGATCTCTgaactcaaataaaataaaaattaaaaagcaatgccagggcggcacctgtggctcaaaggagtaggatgctggtcccatatgccggaggtggcaggttcaaacccagcccggccaaaaaaactgcaaaaaaaaaaaaaaaaagtaatgccaGATACAAGCACCTTGGCGAGCCATGTGACAATATCAAAGAAAGTTGCACGTCGTCCTATTCACTGACCCAGGATTTGAGGCCAatgacccagaaaaaaaaaatgtgccactTAGCACGAAGtaacatgtataaaaatattctttgctcTCTTGCTCCTAAGAGCATGACATTGGAAAAACCTAAAATACCCAGCTTCAGAAAAATGGATCCACTGGGGACAACATGTCCACACACTACAAGTAAACATCTTTGAGGAAAGAAACAACCCGAGATACGTGTGATAACCCGGGGAACTTCACAAGCTTAGTGTTGGCTGGGGAGACAAAAGCAAGCAGGTCGTGGATGTGATACCATTTATGCAACGTTTAAAAACATGCAAGGCGATACTCTCTAGCAATTACAGATTTATACATATGTAGcagaagtatttattttaattttttattttttaaaagctagttAAGTGAAATAGTGGGAGTAAAGAAGGTACAAAGAAATCCAAAACTTGCTGTGATCAATTTGCTGTGAACACCCTCAGCTCAGACCAgccccaagtcttttttttttttttttttttttttagagacagagtctcaatttgtcccccttggtagagtgcgtggcctcacagctcacagcaacctccagctcttgggcttaggcgattctcttgcctcagcctcccaagtagctgggactacaggtgcccaccacaacgccctatttttttgttgcagtttggctgtggctgggtttgaacccagcacactcggtatatagggccagcaccctactcacaggtgccgccccatccattatttttttttaaacatttttttaaaccctgaatttattaatcttttttttttttttggtttttggccggggctaggattgaacccgccacctccagcatatgggacccgtgctctactccttgagccacaggcgccgcccccatccaTTATTTTATTCAGCAACATTTGTTCAATGTATATGTATtgtaacagagagaaaatagcaTTAACATCTCAAACTGGGAGAAAAGGAAACCAGCTTACTGCAAAGTTGGTTAACTGCACTATGACAATTGTTAAAGACCAACATTTTAATTTACTAGTTTATAATCTTATTTCTAGCACAGAGCAAATCAATTTAATGTTAGAGCttcttttcctttactctttctttgttttctttgttggcCCGAGGATGGAGGGATGGGCGGATGGTGGGTTGACTGAACAATCTTTGAAGTGTAAATTAATTTTGTATGTGTTCTTTCAgtacatattttattcattgaatttacttgaaaatatatgtaatacataAATAACATGTTACCCATGAGCTATACCATGGTTTATATACAAATATGGTAGTAAACAGAATACAATTATTTTAGGTATACTATtgcaattataaatattaaattttttggatattgctctgggtagtatctGTGATTACCTTCATTCCAtacaggaggaaactgaggcacagaggcagTTGGACACTTGTCAGCATGCACTGGTCTGGCCAGTGGGAGAGAATGAAGCCTGGAGAGGGTCACAGAAGGAGCCTCTGAGGCCtgggggcaggaggggcagggtggggagagaggtgTGAAGCTGGAGGCCAGCTTCAAAGAGGAGTGTGTATGTGCCCTGAGGCCAGGCCAGGACCCTCCCCCATCCACACCTGCACATTGAGGTCACTCCGGGTAACCCCACAGAGAGTGGCCGTTGCTAAATGGGGAGGTGCAAAGCTCCCCGGATCATCAGTGAGCCTGTGGGGGAGGGCTGGGGAAGGATAGAGGCCTGCAGCgtcccctctgctctcctcccAGGGAACCCAGGTGGCCAGCCCTCCAACTTGACCTTTCAGCTTTAGTATAACAGATGCTTCTGCAGTTGCTGTGGCCCCATGACATGCCCGGCCAACTCCAAGGCCCCAGAGGAGGTTAGCTTGAGCAGGCCCCTCGGGTCTGTCTTCTAGAAGCTGATGGGTGGGTGACAGAGAGGAGCCCCATATCCCCAAACCCTCTCCCTTACCATGTTTCTGTGGCCAATAATTCTACTTCTTCATGGCTCAGTTTCCCAGCCAGTAAATTGGAAGCCACTGTTCTACCCACTCAGGGTGTCAGAAGGACTCCATAAGTCTCagatgagtgagagagagagagagaaagagagagagagaagagcccAGGCCTGGGACCTAGTAACCATCAAGTAAATAGTCatcattacattattttattttaaaaattttgaataggTAACACACACTCAcaggaaaaattcaaataatgcAAAAGGTGCAGTGATTAAAAATCCCCTAAAAGTCATGCAGTACATGGATTCCTGACTCAATTTTAATCTAAAcaaggacttttttttaaaaggagaaattgaATACAGACTGCTTATTAAACGATGTTGATAGATTATTATTAAGGTCATTAAATATGGGAGTTGTAGTTGAGGtagaaatttttcttctctaaaaatgTGTGCCCGAGTGGGTGCAATTTATCATGATGCCTGCAGTTTATTTTATAACTTGTGGCATTTCATGAGGGAAATTTTCCAACagaaccaaaaatagaaagagcAATAAAATAAGCCTTTGGTTCTCAATTAGTAACatttatttacacacacacacacacacacacacacgtattttcTTTTGCTGGAGTGCTTTAAAGCAAATTTGTGTCATTTTCACCTAAGAAGATTTCATTTACTTTAACATAATTTGAGCTTCCCCCCGCCTACCCTGCATAAAAGATGAAACAACCACTGCAAAAGGGTAACACCTGTCATGGGCATGCATGGCAGCGTTCTCCTTATGTTTCTGTAGGTCTGCAACTTTTCCTAAGCTTCCCTCAGAAAAGCCAAAGAGCAGAGGAAGCCCTGCCTCTGCCCGCTctcaagcccagcccagctccCGAGGCTGGCACCAAGGCCAGTTTCCTGTGGCTCCTTCCAGAGTCTCCGAGAAGCTGTTGTTGCTGCGCCTTTATTAATAGCAGGGCAGTAGTAGTGGTGGAAACGCGAGTGGAGCAGATGTCAGGCCTCTGAGTCACACAGACCTGGCCTAGGGCCTGCTCCCCTCCTGACCTTGTGTAAGGCGATCGCCTCTTGGAACCTCAGTTTCCTGCTCTGTGAACTGGGAATGAATACTGAACCTCTGGGCAGCTGGGAGGATCCAGCGTAAAGCATGCTTAGGGCCAGCTTGGGGCAGGTGCTGAGATATGAGAGACCTCTGTTCccagtgtagctcacagcaatttgaGCTCCTGGTACGAGGGAGGAGGGGCTAGGGGCCTGGACCTCTGGGTTTGAGGGAGGAGGGGGTAGGGGACTAGACCCccgagactgagggaggaggggctgggggactGGACCCCTGTGTCTGAGGGAAGAGGGACTGGGAGCCctgggtctgagggaggaggtgCAGGGACCTGGCCTCTTGGTGTTAGAGAACAGGGCTTTGGTAATGGTCCCCTGAGTCCTGGACACACCTGATTTATTTGTGACCCAGCCCTGGAAGGAAGGCAGAGTACTCAGCTCTGGCCCTGTCATCCCAGCTCAGGTGTGTGAAGGGGTCTTTCCCACATTTCTCTCTGAACACAGGCCTGGACCTTGGGGGTTTACAATGTGTTTTGTCCCCTCTGTCCTGGGACCAGAGCCCAGAGTCCAAGCCGGTCTATGTTtggaagggagaaggagggggcaGTGGccagagggagtgagggaggggtgtgggggacAGGATGTCTCTGTCTGTGAGCCATCACACACACCCCTGTCCCCGGGcccagagaaagggagggacaaagACTTTGAGAGTGAATTGGGAAcaaagagaggaggaaagagacacagagacacccagagggaggcagagagaggcaaCCACAgatgaggggagaggaggaaggagacagaaaacagaGTGTGGGGACACCCACAGGCACAATGGGTGGCCTAAGAGTGGGTAGAGTATAGGGGGCAACGGAGAGGGCTGGGAACcaacagagacaggagagggaAAAGAGGGTGAGACACCCAGACATAAGGAAGGTGAAGAGAGACTCCTACAGAAGGAAAGAGACTGAGATTGGTTaaagagagagtgagaaggaGTCAAAGAAATAaactgggcaacacagagaggaACATATACCCAGAGGGAGACAAAGACATCTTCCAAGCTCGCCAGAGTCAGACGGACCCCAGGGGAGACACAGGCAGACCTCCTCCAGCGGGCTCTCACCCTCGGCTCTGCACAGCAAGGACCCACGGGTTCAGGGGGCTCTGGGGACAAGCTGGTCTCTGTGGAGCCCAGACGAGGGGCGCCTGCCCGGGGCCAGCCAACACCAGGCGACCCTCAGATGGACCTCAGGGCCCCTGAGACCCCTGAGGATGGGGACCCAGAGGTGAGAGATGGGagatgggaaggaaggggggCAGGGCGgccacccagggagacagaatagGGGAAACAGAAAGGCCTCAGGGACCCGACACAGTGAGAGAGAACAACAGACACCCAAGGGGGCACATCAAGACTGAGGCTCTGGAGAAATGGACTCAGAAACAAAGAACAGGACGCATGAGGGAGAAGACTatgcagagagagagatgagggtGGCGAGGGGGAAACAGCTGGAGCTGCAGCCCCAGTTAGGGATGTGGGCCTCTGGCCCACTCCTACAGACAGGGGCAGGCTGGCCCTCTGAAACAATGACCCCTAACCCCTCcaggacaaaaaacaaaaacaggtggcCTGAAGCTGGGTGAGTCACTGTGACTCATCCTCCTTTCTGGGGACAGTGACCCCTGTCTCCTGCCCCCCCCCAATCCCTAGGCTGGGCCTCTGGCCTCCTTCCCTGCCACTCTCAGTAGACCCCAGGctcactccttcccctcccctgcccctctctTGTAGGAAGACACAGCCACGGCCCTCCAACGGCTGGTGGAGCTGACGGCCACCAGGGTGACCCTGGTGAGGAGTCTCCAAGCCCAATATCGCCTCATCCGAAAGCTGGGCTCTGGTTCCTATGGCCGTGTGCTCCTCGCCCAGCCTCGCCACGGGGGTGAGTTGAGCCAGTCAAGGGAAGACTCCCAAACTCTCCTATCATAAGGGTTCTAGGAAGCCACCCAGACAGGAGACATTCCCAGGAGGAGCTGATGGGAACCTGACTTGATAGGAACTTTTAGTTAAGAGCTTTGTGATCTTCTAGGAAACAGAGGTCACCCAGAGAGGGTAAGTGTCTGCCTAAGCTCCCACAGCAAGCAGGGGTGTAACTTGGAATCCAAGTCACCATCAGGTCCCTTATTTTATGCAAGAGGAAACCGAGGCCCAAAGAGGGTAAGATAAGTCTAAAACACCACAGAGCAGTCTGAGGCAGAGCAGGAGGGACCCTTAGGGAAGATCTCCTCCAACCCACACTTCCCAGGTGAAGACACTTGCTTTTCCCACAAGCAGTCTGGGACTCAGAGGGATTAGGGGCTTGCTTAAGACCCTACAGCCAGACCAGAGCCACCTGAGCTCCCCTCTGGCCCCATCTGGGCAGGTCCAGCTGTGGCTCTGAAGCTTCTGCGTCGGGACTCTGTCCTGAGAACCACCTTCCTGAGAGAGTTCTGTGTGGGCCGCTGCGTCTCCTCACACCCGGGCCTGCTGCAGACACTGGCAGGACCCCTGCAGACACCCCGCTATTTTGCCTTCGCCCAGGAGTACGCGCCCTGTGGGGACCTCAGCGGGATGCTCCAGGAAAGGGTGAGGCAGGCAGGCGACAAAGGCTGGGCCTGCTTATTCCAGGTCCAACTTTGTCCCAAACCCTGACCCCAAATGACCTCCCATTTCTAATTCTCAATGCAGTTCTATGCCTGACCCCACGCTCACCCATCTAATCACCAAACATAAGCTTGGATGAGCTGGAAGCTGGGGGTGGGATTGAGGGTGGACTGAGGCTGATGCTGGAGGTGGGGATGGAAACAGAGATTTTAGTCAGCACTGGGATGAGGGATGTGGGCGCAGATGGAGTTGGGTGGTTTGGGTTCAGGGTCGGTTATAGGTTGGTACTCCATGACATGGAGAGAAGTATAATGAGCATGCTAAGGGAGGCAAGAATAGCTGAAAGTGTGGGAACAGGCTGAGTAAAGGTGAGATGCAATGGAGTCTCCTCTAGAAAGGAGACCAGGTTGGGACTAAAACCATGAAACTCAAGGGCCTCTTGAGTTTGAAGATTAGGGGTGAGGATATTTCTACAAATAGACTTTGAAATTTGAGATAGGGTTAGAgataaatgaaaggaaggaaaagaagtggGAAGAAGAATCTATGGCTCAAGGGTggatggctggctggctggctgtaggagtgggtggatgaatggctggctggctggctgggtgGATGGCTGGCTGGATAATGGATGAATGAAAGGAAGCAAGGAGGGATGGGCGTCtgcgtggatggatgggcaggatggatggaaggatggagggatgggtggatggatggaagaaTGGGTGGATGGGTGAGATGGATGAAAgtaaataaggaaggataaatggatgaattttGGGTAGTAAATTCCTGATTAAGTCAGGGATTGCTAGGCGGAGGCATGGATGTTGAGTGGATGTAGAGGGAGGGATGGCTTCATGGCTGGCTGACTGGCCAGCCCAATGAGTTAGCTAACCAATCATTTGAAGTAAACTGGGAGACTTTAGAACAGGCTCTGAGTTGGAGATAGCACTAGGGTTAGGGTAAGTCTGGGATCTGGGTTCTCTCTGGGGATCTGGATGGAGTGGATCTGAGAATTAGGGTTAGGAGAACCTATGAAAGAAGCTAAAAGAAAGAGCTTCTGGTTATAATCAGGGCTCCCATGGGGCTCCAGCTTGGAGCTGGCCTGAGAGAGTGCAGATATGGGTGCTGGCTGTGACTGAGGGTGATGGACAGGTCTCTGGGAGGCTATCTGGGGACACTGCAGGGAGTCACCAGTCTAGGGCTCTAGGTTCTCAAAGTCCAAGAGTTAGAACCGTTAGGGCTAAGGAATCTAGAGTCTCTGTCAAGGGCAACTAAGAAGAGGGAGCCAAGACACCTTGacctttctcatctctccttGACCTCAGGGCCTCCCAGAACTGCTGGTGAAGCGGGTGATGGCCCAGTTGGCCGGCGCTCTGGACTTCCTCCACAGCCGGGGGCTGGTCCATGCAGACGTCAAGCCAGACAATGTGCTGGTCTTTGACCCTGTGTGCAGCCGTGTGGCCCTAGGTGACCTGGGTCTGACCCGGCCGGAGGGCAGCCCGACTCCTGCACCCCCAGCCCCGCTGCCCACTGCACCgcctgagctctgcttcctccTGCCGACCGACACCCTGCCCCTGCGGCCGGCCATGGACTCCTGGGGCCTGGGGGTGCTTCTATTCTGTGCAGCCACTGCCTGTTTCCCTTGGGAAGTGGCCTTGGCCCCCGACCCTGAGTTCGAAGCCTTTGCTTGTTGGATGACCACCAGGCCCCAGCCTCCTCAGCCACCACCACCCTGGGACCAGTTTGCACCCCCAGCTTTGGCCTTGCTCAGGGGGCTTCTAGACCTGGATCCTGAGACTAGGAGCCCTGCACTGGCTGTCCTGGACTTTCTGGGGGACAACTGGGGGTTGGAGGGAAACAAAGAAGAACCTGGGGACTTGGGGAATGAGTCCTGTAagggtgaggaggaagaggaagagggagggtcAAGCTTGGAGGACTGGACAGATGAAGAGAATGACGACAGAGGTGGCAGGAAGACAGGGACAGATGCAGGATCGTCCTGACCAGGTGACTGAGACAGGTGGCCAGAGCATGGGCCAAAGGCCCTTCCCCCAGCTCCCATGGCCACCTGGATGGGGAGACAGCTGCTCCCAGAAGACAGAGGGAACACACTGCACTTCTTCCCACTGAATGCTGGACTTGGATGTGCAATCCCCCCTCCAACTGAGGACCCAGGGGTCTaggcccccaccccctcctccctcagaccccTAGGTACCCCTAGCTCCTCCTCCTTCAGAGCCAGGGATCCAGGccctcagcccctcctccctcagacccagggcttcccccagccccacctccctcggagcccttcctcttccttctattCCAAGTGTTTGTTCTTAAAGGAAGGCTCTGGTTCCCCCTCCCCATAGATAGGTTTCTGTGCAAACGTGTTGAATGCACATCAAGGAGTTCTGACAGAATTACTCCTCTCCTCTAAGATCTTCAGTGACTCCCACTGTCCATGGCACAAAATCTGAACTTTCAGGATCCGACACCATGTACATCTCACCCTCTAGCTCTCCCATTCCTCTAGGGTCAGGTGTCGCCATGGGATGCTGGCAGACTTTGGTACACCTTGTGCCCTCCACTGAGATCACCTCTCTCAGCCCCAAGGCTCTAGGGAGTATTCCCCAACCCCAGCTCTCTCTGGCGTTCAGAGGAACTTGTATCAGAATGATtcatttctctctgcttttctgtctTCCATCTCTGATTGTCCAGGATGgacctttttcatttctaaatccTTCCAGGTTTTGCTCCCACAGAGCACCACAGTTTGTGATTGTCCAAGTGCCACCCATCTTTCTCAGACCTGTCCATCCTAGGAGCCAGGCCTGGTTCTGACGGGCCCCATCATTTCCCTGGGCCAACCTGGGCCCCAGTTTTCCCACCCACCACCCTGATGATATATGGACCTCTGGCTTGGCTCATTCCTGCAGGATAGGGGCTGGATAGATCCAATTCTGTGTCCCTGGCACCCAGGAATAAGAGTCTGAGTTTCCTCAGTGGGAATTTATGCTTTCTAGATTGAAAAGCAAGCTTGCTTAGTGTAGCACAGCATTTTGAGCTGGTCCAGGGACAGAGAAAGGCTCCAATTGGTTACGCAGGGGAAACGGGAAGAGTCTAGCACCCCAGTAAAGTTTTTGTTCTCTCACACGCACCTTTGGTTGTGTTAAGATGCCAttgttgggggaagctgggtGAGGGGTACATGGGAACTGCACAATGTTTGCAACCATACTGCAAAATCTACAGTTATTccaaataaagtttattttaa is a genomic window containing:
- the SBK3 gene encoding uncharacterized serine/threonine-protein kinase SBK3, translated to MDLRAPETPEDGDPEEDTATALQRLVELTATRVTLVRSLQAQYRLIRKLGSGSYGRVLLAQPRHGGPAVALKLLRRDSVLRTTFLREFCVGRCVSSHPGLLQTLAGPLQTPRYFAFAQEYAPCGDLSGMLQERGLPELLVKRVMAQLAGALDFLHSRGLVHADVKPDNVLVFDPVCSRVALGDLGLTRPEGSPTPAPPAPLPTAPPELCFLLPTDTLPLRPAMDSWGLGVLLFCAATACFPWEVALAPDPEFEAFACWMTTRPQPPQPPPPWDQFAPPALALLRGLLDLDPETRSPALAVLDFLGDNWGLEGNKEEPGDLGNESCKGEEEEEEGGSSLEDWTDEENDDRGGRKTGTDAGSS